The following coding sequences are from one Paenibacillus sp. JDR-2 window:
- a CDS encoding YheC/YheD family protein gives MATLGIMWDRMNTAVFKWQAKAIRAAGFDRLLLFKPDHVDRKYRTIAGWVYENNHWRYEPSSPYPSIIYDRGIYSGRMLREARQMKENSGIPFAGDWLGNDKWSIHKHLLVNSRLRPYLIPTLLLSHNQAVHTMLHKYNKVIIKPLGTHKGTGILKLSYRNGKYVIEENKKQRLPLSKEGLQRKLAQLRSKRNYLVQKWVDITDAANRVYDIRVLIQKNELGQWHLTGMGVRLGKAGNITSNLATEGSAKEIISFLTKQFGHARALRLEQKLRELAFEMAAQLERSFQKRLVELGLDFGIDRQSHIWIIEANAIPGKEVFKRAASPKVFKQSLQLPIYYAGFLHRRLSGGRVRRRQ, from the coding sequence GTGGCAACTCTCGGAATCATGTGGGACCGGATGAACACAGCAGTTTTCAAGTGGCAGGCCAAGGCCATTCGGGCGGCTGGGTTTGACAGGTTATTATTGTTTAAGCCCGACCATGTCGATCGCAAATACCGAACCATTGCCGGATGGGTATACGAGAATAATCATTGGCGCTATGAGCCAAGTTCCCCGTATCCTTCTATCATCTATGACCGCGGCATCTATAGCGGCCGAATGCTGAGGGAAGCCAGACAAATGAAAGAAAACTCCGGCATTCCTTTTGCGGGGGATTGGCTGGGAAACGATAAATGGAGCATCCATAAACATCTCTTGGTAAACAGCAGGCTTCGCCCCTACCTCATCCCTACTCTGCTGTTAAGCCATAATCAAGCCGTGCATACGATGCTGCATAAATATAACAAAGTCATTATCAAACCTCTTGGCACCCATAAAGGAACGGGGATATTGAAGCTGTCCTATAGGAACGGGAAATATGTGATAGAGGAAAATAAAAAGCAAAGACTCCCCTTATCCAAAGAGGGTTTACAGAGGAAGCTTGCCCAGCTGCGCAGCAAACGGAATTATCTCGTTCAGAAATGGGTGGATATAACGGATGCTGCGAACAGAGTCTACGATATCCGCGTACTCATTCAGAAGAATGAACTTGGTCAATGGCATCTAACCGGGATGGGTGTACGGCTAGGGAAAGCAGGCAATATTACTTCGAATCTAGCTACTGAAGGCAGCGCAAAGGAGATTATCTCTTTCTTAACCAAGCAATTCGGCCATGCGCGGGCATTACGACTGGAGCAAAAGCTTCGGGAGCTAGCCTTTGAAATGGCCGCACAGCTGGAACGATCCTTTCAAAAACGGCTGGTCGAGCTTGGCCTTGATTTCGGGATTGACCGTCAGTCCCATATCTGGATCATCGAGGCTAACGCCATACCCGGCAAAGAGGTGTTTAAGCGGGCCGCTTCTCCAAAAGTGTTCAAACAAAGCCTGCAGCTTCCGATTTATTATGCGGGCTTCCTGCATAGAAGGCTGTCGGGAGGAAGAGTACGGCGAAGGCAATAA
- a CDS encoding sulfurtransferase, which translates to MNNIVSLKWLLARLYETDLVIVDCRFQLGKPDFGREAYEASHIAGAVFLDLEKDLSAPIDEHGGRHPLPDITDLTIALSKVGISNETRVVAYDDQGGAFASRLWWLLKYLGHEQVFVLDEGFTAWQNAGFPVNAEQKTLVPARYLATVQHNMLIEMDEVKEKLGAEHITLIDSRDGARYRGEVEPLDRIAGHIPGAINRLWSEGKGEDGKWKSADEQAARFEDLPKDQETIVYCGSGVTACPNVLALQEAGFTKVRLYAGSWSDWISYEGNPIEVGEE; encoded by the coding sequence ATGAACAATATCGTATCGTTAAAATGGCTTCTTGCCCGCTTATATGAGACAGACCTCGTTATCGTCGACTGCCGGTTCCAGCTTGGCAAGCCGGACTTCGGCCGCGAGGCTTATGAAGCCTCCCATATTGCAGGGGCCGTATTTTTGGATTTGGAAAAAGACCTGTCCGCTCCAATCGACGAGCATGGCGGACGCCATCCGCTGCCGGATATTACGGATCTGACCATTGCGCTCAGCAAGGTTGGCATCAGCAACGAAACCCGCGTTGTCGCATACGACGACCAAGGCGGAGCATTCGCTTCCCGTCTGTGGTGGCTGCTGAAATACTTGGGCCATGAGCAAGTATTCGTGCTGGACGAAGGCTTTACCGCTTGGCAAAACGCCGGCTTCCCGGTGAACGCGGAGCAGAAGACGCTTGTTCCTGCGCGTTACCTTGCAACGGTGCAGCACAACATGCTGATCGAGATGGACGAAGTGAAAGAGAAGCTTGGCGCTGAGCATATCACGCTGATCGACTCCCGCGACGGCGCGCGTTACCGCGGCGAGGTTGAGCCATTAGACCGGATTGCCGGCCATATTCCGGGGGCGATCAACCGTCTCTGGTCGGAAGGCAAGGGAGAAGACGGCAAGTGGAAAAGCGCGGACGAGCAGGCAGCAAGATTCGAAGATCTGCCGAAGGATCAGGAGACCATCGTCTACTGCGGTTCCGGCGTAACGGCATGCCCGAACGTGCTGGCTTTGCAAGAAGCGGGCTTTACGAAGGTAAGGCTTTATGCGGGTAGCTGGAGTGATTGGATCTCCTATGAGGGGAATCCGATTGAGGTTGGGGAAGAGTAA
- a CDS encoding phytanoyl-CoA dioxygenase family protein, which translates to MLSQAQIAEFENNGFLKGGVVLSDDQVEELREELDKVMNGETVNKPVLNRNMLDSDSPYDNMKMITSESVVQIVNIWLASDRFLQHAAHSVICEEVAQLCHSNSLRIWHDQVQYKPPITGGSTNWHQDHPLWPIIQPADLVSAWVALDDAVIENGCMWMVPGSHKWGNQQRYLANTPDFMPYHQQPEMLPNNAAVNALPFEIKKGQVGYHHCLTWHGSPHNRSEMKRRAIAVHYMPGHTRYEPVGEHVMLSYVNVKPGELLVGDHFPEVYRKQGVQV; encoded by the coding sequence ATGTTAAGTCAAGCACAAATCGCGGAGTTTGAAAACAACGGTTTTCTAAAAGGTGGGGTTGTGTTAAGCGACGACCAAGTAGAGGAGCTTCGCGAGGAGCTGGACAAGGTGATGAACGGCGAGACCGTCAATAAGCCTGTCTTGAATCGCAACATGCTGGATTCGGATTCCCCCTATGACAATATGAAAATGATCACGAGCGAGAGTGTCGTCCAGATCGTTAATATCTGGCTCGCCAGCGATCGTTTCCTCCAGCATGCCGCGCATTCGGTCATCTGCGAGGAAGTGGCGCAGCTATGCCATTCCAATTCGCTTCGCATCTGGCATGACCAAGTGCAATATAAGCCTCCGATTACAGGCGGATCTACGAATTGGCACCAGGATCATCCGCTATGGCCGATCATCCAGCCTGCCGATCTCGTCAGTGCATGGGTTGCGCTTGACGACGCCGTGATCGAGAACGGCTGCATGTGGATGGTACCGGGCAGCCACAAGTGGGGCAATCAACAGCGTTATCTGGCGAACACGCCGGACTTCATGCCGTACCATCAACAGCCGGAGATGCTGCCGAACAACGCGGCGGTAAATGCCTTGCCGTTCGAGATCAAGAAAGGCCAAGTGGGCTACCACCACTGCCTGACTTGGCACGGCAGCCCGCACAACCGCTCCGAGATGAAGCGCCGCGCCATCGCCGTGCACTACATGCCGGGCCACACCCGCTACGAGCCCGTAGGCGAGCACGTCATGCTCTCCTACGTCAACGTAAAGCCGGGCGAACTGCTCGTGGGCGATCATTTTCCGGAGGTGTACCGGAAGCAAGGGGTACAGGTTTAA
- a CDS encoding ParA family protein, which translates to MSAKIISFISEKGGVGKTTCCYHIAIGLERFHKKKVLVVDTDYQRGGITCRLIPSMLEHFKKGKVPNKTLYTVFRGLYSDMDLEEIPQPEVIIGNYNTPLIPSDPRLTEVTIDKLPGRTNVLERSMLDYNHLSAISNALAPYKDKYDYILIDTHPEISHLLRSVIFASHFSVSPVKLDLQSSVGVPSAIEAIRGVNKDREILERTLDLPTTPETIFAGAIGMMTKEYNGDLIFTMKKQYVRLKKTDSIFNNYVTEGDGLRVAAEQYLAVYDCDGTTADKQSWQFRSIVNEFIARCN; encoded by the coding sequence ATGTCTGCAAAAATTATTAGTTTCATTAGTGAAAAAGGCGGGGTGGGAAAAACAACTTGTTGTTATCACATAGCTATAGGATTAGAGAGGTTCCATAAAAAGAAGGTTCTTGTCGTGGATACAGACTATCAAAGAGGTGGAATAACATGCAGGCTTATTCCCTCAATGTTAGAACATTTTAAAAAAGGAAAAGTACCAAATAAAACATTATATACAGTCTTCAGGGGTTTATATAGTGATATGGACTTAGAGGAAATTCCACAACCAGAGGTTATTATTGGAAATTATAACACTCCACTAATTCCTAGTGATCCGAGATTAACTGAAGTAACAATCGATAAATTGCCCGGACGAACCAATGTTCTTGAAAGAAGTATGCTTGATTATAATCATCTTTCAGCTATATCTAATGCTCTTGCTCCCTACAAGGATAAATACGATTATATTTTAATAGATACACACCCTGAGATTTCACATCTCTTAAGAAGTGTTATTTTTGCTTCTCACTTTAGTGTGTCCCCAGTAAAACTTGATCTTCAATCAAGTGTAGGTGTTCCCTCAGCAATTGAAGCAATTCGCGGGGTAAATAAAGATAGAGAAATTTTGGAGAGAACTTTGGATCTCCCAACAACACCTGAAACTATTTTTGCCGGTGCAATAGGAATGATGACAAAGGAATATAACGGTGACTTGATATTCACAATGAAAAAGCAGTACGTTCGCCTAAAAAAGACTGATAGCATTTTCAATAATTACGTTACAGAAGGTGATGGCTTACGTGTTGCAGCAGAACAATACTTAGCCGTTTATGATTGTGATGGCACAACTGCTGATAAACAATCCTGGCAGTTTAGATCCATTGTAAATGAATTTATAGCGAGGTGTAATTAA
- a CDS encoding collagen-like triple helix repeat-containing protein: MPRAKRLTIEERVNRLERPITASRIAPRAITAAKLARNAVTSGKISSDVIPALIANPNFNRSIVAALPEVLATPAFDRVVRTVLPQVIEHPVFDNAIRSVLPGLVSSPAFVQAIQAANIVGAEVTPSPDVTGLQREAIQRDVQGTQGVQGAQGAQGAQGAQGAQGLQGVQGPVGAQGVAGAEGPQGAPGVSGPLSMTAIRFSGSREQIDLVNNQATVELMLTPIVLLADQVVMLEAFANANFTGVQSYSVNGVLSRNPADVIATDNEAITQQGNQADFSQVSATSALTWVDSPGPGTYTYSFTVTASATSQQQVVGGLINTRGLTATVINTTNGTL; encoded by the coding sequence TTGCCAAGAGCAAAAAGGCTTACCATTGAGGAACGGGTCAACAGGCTGGAGCGCCCTATTACGGCAAGCCGGATTGCGCCAAGAGCAATAACGGCTGCCAAGCTGGCGCGAAATGCAGTGACTTCGGGCAAAATTTCTTCGGATGTTATTCCCGCTTTAATCGCGAATCCGAATTTTAACCGTTCCATTGTGGCTGCTTTGCCGGAAGTGTTAGCAACGCCTGCTTTTGACAGGGTTGTCCGTACGGTGCTTCCGCAAGTGATCGAGCATCCCGTGTTCGATAATGCGATCCGTTCCGTACTGCCGGGACTTGTATCCAGTCCGGCTTTCGTGCAGGCGATACAGGCTGCGAATATCGTAGGAGCTGAGGTAACGCCATCTCCGGATGTTACCGGTTTACAAAGAGAAGCGATACAGCGGGATGTACAAGGAACCCAAGGAGTCCAGGGCGCGCAAGGAGCCCAAGGTGCGCAAGGAGCTCAGGGCGCACAAGGGCTGCAAGGTGTTCAGGGTCCGGTCGGGGCACAAGGAGTAGCTGGAGCGGAGGGACCGCAGGGGGCGCCAGGCGTATCCGGACCTTTAAGCATGACAGCCATCCGCTTCTCGGGCAGCCGGGAACAGATTGATCTGGTGAACAACCAGGCCACGGTAGAGCTGATGTTAACACCGATTGTTCTTCTGGCTGACCAGGTCGTGATGCTGGAGGCTTTTGCGAATGCGAATTTTACGGGAGTGCAGAGCTATTCGGTTAACGGTGTCCTCTCGAGAAACCCGGCAGACGTTATTGCAACTGATAACGAGGCGATAACGCAGCAGGGGAATCAGGCGGATTTCTCCCAAGTATCCGCGACTAGCGCTCTCACCTGGGTAGACAGTCCGGGTCCGGGAACGTATACGTACTCTTTTACCGTAACGGCATCTGCCACCTCCCAACAACAAGTTGTTGGGGGATTGATCAATACGCGGGGCTTAACGGCTACGGTTATTAACACAACGAACGGGACTCTTTAA
- a CDS encoding DUF4386 domain-containing protein, which yields MISITKTPKVTGTLFILAAVSSVLGLLFYGPILNHANYLTNGSEHADQIILGALMELILVASAVGTAVTMYPFLKKYNESIALGHVCFRLLEAVVITVGLVGMLSLVTLSRQYVSAGAPDPASYEAAGTLFLAVHDWTFMLGPNFLLGINTMLYSYIFYKSGLVPRFIPILGMTGAVLVFSASLFEMFGVFSQLSVWGGLLSLPVAANEMILAVWLIVKGFNKAAL from the coding sequence ATGATTTCCATCACTAAGACGCCCAAAGTAACCGGCACCTTGTTTATACTCGCAGCCGTATCATCCGTATTGGGGCTTCTGTTCTACGGCCCTATCCTTAACCACGCGAATTATCTGACGAACGGCTCTGAGCACGCAGACCAGATCATCCTCGGAGCCCTGATGGAGCTGATCCTTGTTGCTTCTGCCGTTGGCACTGCGGTCACGATGTATCCTTTTCTGAAAAAATATAACGAAAGCATTGCCCTCGGACATGTGTGCTTCCGCCTGCTCGAAGCCGTCGTTATTACGGTTGGCCTAGTTGGCATGCTGTCCCTCGTCACCTTAAGCCGGCAATATGTCTCCGCTGGCGCTCCCGATCCCGCTTCTTATGAAGCTGCCGGAACCTTGTTCCTGGCGGTACATGACTGGACCTTTATGCTTGGCCCTAACTTCTTACTCGGCATTAATACAATGCTGTACAGCTACATTTTCTACAAATCCGGGCTTGTCCCCCGCTTTATTCCGATCCTTGGCATGACTGGCGCCGTACTCGTGTTTAGCGCTTCTCTGTTCGAAATGTTTGGCGTATTCTCTCAATTGTCGGTATGGGGCGGTCTCCTCTCCCTGCCGGTCGCGGCAAATGAGATGATCCTGGCCGTTTGGCTGATTGTAAAAGGTTTTAATAAAGCGGCACTCTGA
- a CDS encoding YheC/YheD family protein — MIKIRSRSSLPSDTVLVAPAFLKNWSLSQNQSLLLQFGITTHPIKLMASEKVPLGQMLVSHACMTTLKIPAEGQFQVRKTGNTLSVGPYIGILVDKIKGSLPFKNLLHYAKTHRHVNGALLAFSPDAVNLRTKTIHGFMYSPVKKTWIYGQYRYPSSIMNKSLTSTPLMPHFQNSLGRAVFNNFRLDKWSMHKLLSRNGSVRTHLPRTILYQSPQDIARMLEQSNEVYMKPVQGSFGSHILKLSKQNHKIAVTHKGSLKKVFRHVQELGQFLRKQNHHSGYLIQDRIKLVSSKERLIDFRLILVKDGQGNWQRMGIIARQGPRRSIVSNISKGGTAMEGKRALRRILHKGEAEAGAVCLRMEKIARNIAKQLVSSGYHAANLGFDFALDTRNKLWIIEVNHNDPNHTIALDAGETQMFHRTIRANMLYAQKLAGFGTSHPSKGRRP, encoded by the coding sequence ATGATCAAGATACGCAGTCGTTCCTCTCTGCCGTCCGATACGGTCCTGGTTGCCCCGGCATTCCTGAAGAATTGGAGTTTATCCCAAAATCAAAGTCTCCTTCTCCAATTCGGCATTACAACCCATCCGATTAAATTGATGGCCTCAGAGAAGGTGCCGCTAGGCCAAATGCTCGTCTCTCATGCATGCATGACTACATTAAAGATACCGGCAGAGGGACAATTTCAAGTCCGAAAGACTGGAAATACGCTAAGCGTAGGACCCTATATCGGTATTCTTGTTGATAAAATAAAAGGCAGTCTGCCCTTTAAGAATCTACTCCATTACGCGAAGACGCACCGTCACGTGAATGGGGCGCTGCTGGCTTTTTCCCCGGATGCCGTTAATCTTCGGACAAAGACGATTCACGGGTTTATGTATTCACCTGTAAAGAAGACATGGATCTACGGTCAATACCGATATCCCTCGTCCATCATGAACAAATCGTTAACCAGTACGCCGTTAATGCCCCATTTTCAAAACAGCCTGGGAAGAGCCGTCTTTAATAATTTTCGGCTGGATAAATGGAGCATGCACAAGCTTCTCTCCCGGAACGGAAGCGTCAGAACCCATCTGCCTAGAACCATTCTGTATCAGAGTCCGCAGGATATTGCCCGAATGCTGGAGCAAAGCAATGAGGTATATATGAAACCGGTTCAAGGATCATTTGGGAGCCATATTCTCAAGCTGTCCAAACAAAATCATAAAATCGCGGTTACGCATAAAGGTTCATTAAAGAAGGTTTTTCGCCATGTGCAGGAGCTGGGTCAATTCCTTCGGAAACAAAATCATCATTCGGGGTATTTGATTCAAGACAGAATAAAGCTGGTCTCCTCCAAAGAGCGTCTCATCGATTTCCGGTTAATCCTGGTGAAGGACGGGCAAGGCAATTGGCAGCGGATGGGGATTATCGCAAGGCAGGGACCCCGGAGGTCCATTGTCAGCAACATATCCAAAGGCGGAACAGCCATGGAGGGTAAACGAGCTCTTCGAAGGATTCTGCATAAGGGAGAAGCCGAAGCTGGAGCCGTCTGTCTCAGGATGGAAAAGATCGCTCGGAATATCGCTAAGCAGCTGGTGTCATCGGGCTATCATGCCGCAAATTTGGGCTTTGACTTTGCTCTTGATACACGGAATAAATTATGGATTATCGAGGTTAATCATAACGACCCCAATCACACGATCGCTTTGGACGCGGGGGAGACGCAAATGTTCCATCGGACGATTAGGGCGAATATGCTGTATGCCCAAAAACTAGCCGGCTTCGGCACAAGCCATCCGTCGAAAGGGAGAAGGCCGTGA
- a CDS encoding molybdopterin-dependent oxidoreductase, producing MGELLKRLRKGFGRKLAILHTWNGWIVVVLALSGVMLVMNYWRGVLGEGRVWLKELHIIVGLLSLVPVVFYLLLAAKHWKQLRGKAWQKFNVFVVLGLLVGWFISGVLLWQFRAVGPRVSNQALTVHDLLTWIGLPYIIYHSITRAKWLKEPNRRTVHTEREEKTGAAPIHPAASPQSYMSRRSFVKWAVGGGIAVAVGPSFLKWTVNTLGVSIGSPSYEEIVTRDGNQLVPLPQPMPASAPPLGGGAKGEFRIYSVTPIPTFSNETWSFTIDGLVDKPMTWNWEQFVKLTRKVQVSDFHCVTGWSVYKNTWEGIPLKQFLQEAGIKTNAKMVKFYSGDGVYTDALTLEQAQMDDIMVAMLHDGNLIPSDLGGPVRLIVPKMYAYKSVKWLNRIELIDKDHIGYWEERGYDIDAWV from the coding sequence GTGGGCGAGTTACTGAAACGTCTGCGCAAAGGCTTTGGCCGTAAGCTTGCAATTCTACATACTTGGAACGGTTGGATTGTGGTTGTGCTGGCATTGTCCGGGGTCATGCTGGTGATGAATTACTGGCGTGGCGTGCTTGGAGAAGGAAGGGTGTGGCTGAAGGAGCTGCACATCATTGTTGGCTTGCTGTCCCTAGTCCCGGTTGTGTTCTATCTCCTGCTCGCCGCCAAGCACTGGAAGCAGCTGAGGGGGAAGGCATGGCAGAAGTTTAATGTCTTTGTCGTGCTTGGCCTGCTTGTGGGATGGTTCATCTCGGGCGTGCTGCTCTGGCAATTTCGGGCCGTAGGGCCGCGCGTGTCGAACCAGGCACTGACGGTACATGATCTCTTAACCTGGATTGGCCTACCTTATATTATTTATCATTCCATTACGCGGGCCAAATGGCTTAAGGAGCCGAACCGCCGGACGGTACACACCGAGCGCGAAGAGAAGACGGGGGCTGCACCGATTCATCCCGCGGCAAGCCCGCAATCGTATATGTCCCGGCGTTCCTTCGTAAAATGGGCGGTTGGCGGCGGAATCGCCGTCGCGGTTGGGCCGTCTTTTCTGAAATGGACCGTTAATACGCTAGGCGTCAGCATCGGCAGTCCTTCTTACGAGGAGATTGTGACGAGGGATGGCAATCAGCTTGTACCCCTGCCGCAGCCCATGCCTGCATCCGCGCCTCCGCTCGGCGGGGGCGCGAAGGGTGAATTCCGGATCTATTCGGTGACGCCGATCCCGACATTCTCCAATGAGACTTGGTCCTTCACCATAGACGGGTTGGTCGATAAGCCGATGACGTGGAACTGGGAGCAATTCGTGAAGCTGACGCGCAAGGTTCAGGTGAGTGATTTTCACTGCGTGACGGGTTGGTCCGTATACAAGAATACGTGGGAAGGCATCCCGCTGAAGCAGTTCCTGCAGGAGGCCGGGATCAAAACAAACGCAAAAATGGTGAAGTTCTACTCGGGAGACGGCGTATACACCGATGCGCTCACCCTCGAGCAGGCGCAGATGGACGACATTATGGTCGCGATGCTGCATGACGGCAATCTGATTCCAAGCGATCTCGGCGGCCCGGTTCGGCTGATCGTGCCCAAGATGTACGCGTACAAATCAGTGAAATGGCTGAACCGGATCGAGCTGATCGACAAGGATCATATCGGCTATTGGGAAGAGCGCGGCTATGATATTGATGCTTGGGTGTAA
- a CDS encoding NADH:flavin oxidoreductase: protein MSTSTAVQSLFRPFTLGQLTLANRIVMAPMTRAMSPNGVPGTNVAAYYRRRAENHVGLIITEGTVVNHPDSSNSKDVPHFYGEEALKGWANVAAEVHAAGGKIMPQIWHMGTKKQVNDYTEAEITAIVQAFADAASEAKRIGFDGIELHGAHGYLIDQFFWEKSNQRTDRYGGSLLARTRFAEEVVRACREAVGPDFPIVLRISQWKEREYTVKLAYNPEELEQFLQPLVDAGVDIFHCSTRRYWEPEFAGSDLNLAGWVKRITGKPTITVGSVGLDSDFMTFFTEGKSSANTGIDGLVQKLEKDECDLVAIGRALLVDPAWASKIREGKLTELVPFTPEALKTLF from the coding sequence TTGTCCACTTCTACAGCCGTACAATCCTTGTTCCGTCCGTTTACTCTTGGGCAGCTTACACTGGCCAATCGCATTGTGATGGCGCCTATGACGCGCGCTATGTCTCCGAATGGGGTGCCCGGAACGAACGTAGCCGCTTATTACCGCCGGAGAGCCGAGAATCATGTCGGTCTTATCATAACCGAGGGAACGGTGGTGAATCATCCCGATTCCTCTAACTCGAAGGATGTGCCTCACTTTTACGGCGAAGAAGCTTTGAAAGGCTGGGCTAACGTCGCAGCCGAGGTTCATGCCGCAGGCGGAAAAATTATGCCGCAAATCTGGCATATGGGCACGAAGAAGCAAGTGAATGACTATACCGAAGCCGAGATTACCGCTATTGTTCAAGCCTTCGCCGACGCGGCCTCTGAAGCAAAGCGGATCGGCTTCGACGGCATAGAGCTTCACGGCGCGCACGGCTATCTGATCGACCAGTTCTTCTGGGAGAAAAGCAACCAGCGTACGGATCGTTACGGGGGCAGTCTGCTAGCCCGCACCCGATTCGCCGAAGAGGTCGTCCGGGCTTGCCGCGAAGCTGTTGGGCCGGATTTCCCGATTGTGCTGCGAATTTCGCAGTGGAAAGAAAGGGAGTACACCGTGAAGCTGGCTTATAATCCTGAAGAGCTGGAGCAATTTCTACAACCGCTGGTGGATGCAGGCGTGGATATTTTCCATTGCTCGACCCGCCGGTACTGGGAGCCTGAATTTGCCGGATCGGATTTGAATCTTGCGGGCTGGGTGAAACGGATCACCGGCAAACCAACGATTACCGTCGGCTCGGTTGGACTCGACAGTGATTTCATGACCTTCTTCACGGAAGGAAAAAGCTCTGCCAATACAGGAATTGATGGGCTTGTGCAAAAGCTCGAAAAAGATGAATGTGATCTGGTGGCGATCGGCAGGGCACTACTGGTTGATCCGGCATGGGCCAGCAAAATCCGTGAAGGTAAATTGACTGAATTGGTGCCGTTCACGCCTGAAGCGCTGAAGACACTATTCTAA
- a CDS encoding AraC family transcriptional regulator: MIQDPPHSYPDIVLGAIDDLQPTVNFASRAEVPASEQWGPRIIPDYQLFCLLSGEAEISIGQEQYTLAAGDSALYGPHCPHRIIARTGAVFIGIHFAYRQSSLELVHPAFSIEACSEEKLKTSIRPSYKLELANKQLLELPPFFTKPDLKPILMRIVKEYMNEQPGYRIVLRSLMTDLITTIVRSQLTKRQKSPEQDKIDPALQAINEQPEKNWTVNELAALCGYHVIYFSSLFRKCTGDSPKQYLINERIRKAKYYLLSGEKMDVIAERLGYASVHYFSRNFKEETGLTPTEFKNG; the protein is encoded by the coding sequence ATGATCCAAGACCCGCCGCATTCCTATCCGGATATTGTCCTTGGCGCGATCGATGACCTTCAGCCAACGGTTAACTTTGCGAGCCGGGCCGAAGTGCCTGCCTCCGAACAGTGGGGGCCTCGCATCATCCCGGACTATCAGCTATTCTGTCTACTCTCGGGGGAAGCCGAGATAAGTATTGGCCAGGAGCAATATACGCTGGCAGCAGGAGACAGCGCGCTGTACGGACCCCATTGTCCGCACCGAATTATCGCTCGAACGGGAGCAGTCTTCATCGGCATCCATTTTGCTTATCGGCAGTCGTCGCTAGAGCTTGTCCATCCCGCATTCTCGATAGAAGCATGCAGCGAGGAGAAGCTTAAAACCAGTATCCGCCCCAGCTACAAGCTTGAGCTAGCAAACAAACAACTGTTGGAGCTGCCGCCTTTCTTCACCAAGCCCGACCTCAAGCCGATCCTGATGCGGATTGTAAAAGAATACATGAACGAGCAGCCGGGCTACCGCATCGTGCTGCGTTCATTAATGACAGATTTGATCACCACCATCGTTCGCAGTCAGCTGACGAAGCGGCAAAAGTCGCCGGAGCAGGACAAGATTGATCCTGCCCTTCAGGCCATCAATGAGCAGCCGGAGAAGAATTGGACCGTCAATGAGCTTGCAGCTCTGTGCGGTTATCACGTCATTTATTTCTCATCGCTGTTTCGCAAATGTACCGGAGATAGCCCGAAGCAATATCTCATCAACGAACGTATCCGTAAAGCGAAATATTACCTGCTGAGCGGGGAGAAAATGGATGTGATCGCGGAGCGGCTTGGCTACGCCAGCGTCCATTATTTCTCCCGCAATTTCAAAGAGGAGACGGGTCTGACGCCTACGGAATTCAAAAATGGATAG
- a CDS encoding helix-turn-helix transcriptional regulator produces the protein MVKNLVGNHIRKLRFNLNEMTQQQLADKVGVTRQTIVALEKGNYSPSLELAFRISHTFGLPIEEIFFYGDDTSQ, from the coding sequence ATGGTTAAAAATCTTGTCGGCAACCACATCCGCAAATTACGGTTTAATCTGAACGAAATGACGCAGCAGCAATTGGCTGACAAGGTCGGCGTAACGAGACAAACGATAGTCGCATTGGAAAAAGGCAACTACTCCCCGTCCCTCGAGCTAGCCTTCCGGATTTCCCACACTTTTGGACTGCCAATCGAAGAGATCTTCTTCTACGGGGATGATACGAGCCAATAA